Genomic DNA from Pseudodesulfovibrio senegalensis:
TGACCCGGCCATTGTCGTCGTAATGCTCGACATCCGTGGTCATGGTCTCGCCATCCGTGGTCCCGGTCATTTTCTTGACCAGCCGTCCGCCCTTGTATTCCTGCAAATGCATCTGGTTGTCTTCAAAGGAGACCACCTGCGTGCGGCCGTTGGCCAGCGTGGTGGTGCCTTCCCGGAAGCCGTAACGGGACTTCCAGACGTTTCCGCTGGTTTCCTCGGTCTGTGATTCCCGCTGGATTTGCGCCTCGCGGGAAAGCGAGACCGCGTCCCGGCCATCGGGTATTGCCATCGTGCGGTTTTTCGCGGAATCGGAGGAAACGGTACTCTCCGCAAGGCTGGTCGGGGCAAGCAGCTTCGGGCTAAAGGCAACGGGCGTGCTCATGGGTGGCTCCTCGGCAAGATGTGCGTGCGAATATTCATTGTGAACACAGCTGATATATGTTTTTCGGTATTCCTTCGGATAACTTTATAATGAGCGTCGACAAACGACAAAAAAAGTCCACCGCCCCAAAGGGCGGCGGACTGTGTAACGTATTTGCCGAAGGTCGGGCTAGCGGCCGCAGCACTTCTTGTATTTTTTGCCGGAACCGCAGGGGCAGGGATCGTTGCGGCCCACCTTGGGGGCGCTGCGGCGCACGGTTTCCTGTTTTTTCTGTGCGGACTCATTGTCGTGGTACTGCACGTTTTCATCGGTTTCGTGCTGGAATTCCTCTTCCTTGACTTCGGATTCGATGCGCAGGTGGCAGAAGGCGCGCAGTGCGTTTTCCTTGATGGAGTAGAGCATTTCCTGAAAGAGTTCGAAACCTTCGCGCTTGTATTCCTGCTTGGGATCCTTCTGGCCGTAGCCGCGCAGGCCGATGCCGTCGCGCAGGTGGTCCATGTTCAGCAGGTGGTCCTTCCAGTTGCGGTCCAGCGTTTCCAGCAGGAAGTAGCGCAGGATGTCCTGATAATGGTCCGGGGCGCTGGCTTCGAGCGTGGACAGGATGTCCCTGTACCACTGCATGGCCGTGTCCATGGACGGGATCTTGCCATCCCTGAATTCCTGGAACCGGTTGAAATCGAAGATTTCCTCGAGACGGCCGCGCACGGTCTCTTCCGTTTCCTGGTCGATGTCCTTGCCGCCCTGCAACGGGCCGAGCAGGTCCTCGAACAGGTCTTCGGCGTATTCCTCGACGATTTCGTCCATGGTTTCCGCGTTCATGAGTTCGCGGCGCAGGTCGTAGATGGCCGTGCGCTGCTGGTTCATGACGTCGTCGTATTCCAGGAGCTGCTTGCGGATTTCGAAGTTGTGTCCTTCCACGCGGGTCTGGGACTTTTCAATGGCCCCGGAAACCATCTTGTTTTCGATGGCCTGTCCTTCCTCCATGCCCAGCCGGTCCATGATGCCCTTGAGCTTGTCCGAACCGAACAGGCGCATGAGGTCGTCGTCCAGCGCAAGGTAGAAGCGCGAGGAGCCCGGGTCGCCCTGACGGCCGGAACGGCCGCGCAACTGGTTGTCGATGCGGCGGGATTCGTGGCGTTCCGTGCCCAGAATGTGCAGGCCGCCCAATTCCTTGACCCCTTCGCCCAATTTGATGTCCGTGCCGCGGCCCGCCATGTTGGTGGCGATGGTCACCTTGCCGCGCTCACCGGCCTCGGCCACGATCTGGGCCTCGTTTTCATGGTGCTTTGCGTTGAGCACGTTGTGCGGGACCTTGAGTTTCTTGAGCAGCCGCGAGACAAGCTCGGACTTTTCAATGGACACGGTACCCACCAGCACGGGCTGGCCGCTCTTGTGGCACTCCTGAATGGACAGGGCGATGGCGTTGTATTTTTCTTCCTGCGTCTTGAAGATGGCGTCCGGATGGTCCTTGCGCACCATGGGGCGGTGCGTGGGAATGACGATGACCTCAAGCCCGTAGATCTGGTTGAATTCCACGGATTCGGTGTCCGCGGTACCGGTCATGCCCGCCAGCTTGTCGTACATGCGGAAATAGTTCTGGAAGGTGATGGAGGCCAGCGTCTGGTTTTCGCTTTCCACCTTCACGTTTTCCTTGGCCTCGATGGCCTGGTGCAGACCGTCGGAAAGGCGGCGGCCCGGCATGGGGCGTCCCGTGAATTCGTCCACCAGCACCACCTGCCCGTCCGTGACCATGTAGTCCACGTCGCGGTGGAAACTGTGGTGCGCCTTGAGCGCCTGCAGAATGTGATGCTGCAGCGAGATGTTCTGCGGGTCGAACAGGTTGTCGATTTCCAGCAGTTCCTCGCAGCGTTCCACGCCCGCGTCCGTGAGGGTCACGCTCTTGCTCTTTTCGTCCAGCTCGAAATCGCCGTCCGGCAGGGTGTCCTTGTCTTCGGGGTCGCGCGGAGAGGATTTCTTGAGCGCGGGGACCAGCGCGTCGATGCGTCGGTACAGGCCCGAGGCCGAATCGGCCGCGCCCGAGATGATCAGCGGGGTGCGCGCCTCGTCGATGAGGATGGAGTCCACTTCGTCAACGATGGCGAAGTTGAGTTCGCGCTGCACGAGCTGTTCCTTGTAGAACTTCATGTTGTCGCGCAGGTAGTCGAACCCGAATTCGTTGTTGGTACCGTAGGTGATGTCCGCGTTGTAGGCGGTCTGGCGTTCCTCGTCGGTCAGCCCGTGCACGATCACGCCCACGGAAAGGCCGAGGAAATTGTAGAGCTGGCCCATCCATTCGGCGTCGCGGCTGGCAAGGTAGTCGTTGACCGTGACCACGTGGACGCCCTTGCCGGAAAGCGCGTTGAGCACCACGGCCAGGGTGGCTACCAGGGTTTTGCCCTCACCGGTTTTCATTTCGGAAATCTTGCCCTGATGCAGGACGATGCCGCCGATGAGCTGTACGTCGAAGTGGCGCATTTCGAACACGCGCCAGCCAGCCTCGCGCACCAGCGCAAAGCATTCGGGCAACAGGTCGTCCAGGGTGCGTTTGCCCGAGGCAACTTCTTCCTTCCACTGGCTGATGCGGGCCGGGAAATCCTCGTCCGCAAGCTCTTTCATGGCCGGTTCGAAGCTGTTTATTTTTTCAACGATCGGCCTGAGTTTTTTGAGAAAGCGGTCGTTTTTCGACCCGAAGAGAAATTTGATCATTATATGTATATCTCCTTACTGAGGAATATCTGCGATGATTTCCAGCCAGTGTCCGGTTAGCGTTCCTGCCGGGGCTGTTGCCCCCAGCTGGGCGGCGCAGGCCGAGCAGCCCGTGAGCACGAGATCGGGGTTTCCCAGCCCCTGCCAGCACAGGGCGTTGACCGGATCGGCGGTGTCCGGGGCGCGCAGGCGCATGATGCCGCCGAATCCGCAACAGTCCCGGCCGTTCGGGACGTGCAGCCGCTCTTCAAGCAGGCCAGCAAGAAACATATGATCGCAATCGTTTTTGTCAACGTGGCAGGGACGATGGTAACCGATCCGCAGCGGCGCGTCTTCGGATACCACAAACCGCGTGCCGCGTAAAAGTTCGGACAGCGGGGTAATCGAGTCGAGCCAGTGGGCGGCTTCTTCCTCGTTTTGGGCATGGCGGGCGTGATCGGCCAGTCCTGCGTGGCAGGAAGCGCACAGGGTCACGATCATGGGTTTCCCGGCTTTGCGCCATGTCTCGAGGTTGTGCGTACGCATCTCGGCGGCATCCTTTGCGAATCCAGCGCCGGCAAGCCCGATGCCGCAGCAGCGGAACCGGTCCTTTCTGCGATTGGCCACGTCCATGCCCAGACCGTGCATCAGGGCCAGTGCCGTGTTCTGCCAGTCCGGCCGCACGAACCGGGCCGTGCACCCGGAAAAGAGCAACGCGGTTTTTCCCCGGTGCGTATGGGAAAATTCGTCGACCCGTGCGAATCGTCCGGGCCGGTCCCCGGATTTGAGCAGGGTCAGGGCCTTGAGCATGGGGGCCAGCTTTTCCGGCTGGAATGTGTCGGGCATGAGCCGTGCGGCCATTCCTGTTCCGGACCACAATTCCCGCGCCCGTTTGAGCCATGTTTTCCAGAGCCAGCCCGCAAAGCCCGGATGCGCGGCCCGCAGCGAGGCCACCATGGCGGGCACGTCCACGCCCTGCGGGCATTTCTCCTTGCAGCGGCCGCAGCCGAGGCACAGCCCGGCCAGTTGGGCCGCACTTTTCTGGTTCAGCAGTCCGGGTTCGGAGCGCAGCAGGGCCGCGAGGTCGGCCTTGGCGCGCGGGGAGAGTTCCTCGCGCCCTGTGGCGCGCAGCAGCGGGCAGACCTCCATGCATTTGCCGCACAGGATGCAGTTGTTGTCGGCCATGGTTCCCTACCAGCCCTTGCCCGGGTTCATGATGCCGTGCGGGTCGAAAACGCGCTTGATGCCGTTCATGACGTCCTGTTCGGACGGGCCGAGCTGTCCGTCCACGAACGCGGCCTTGGTCAGGCCCGTGCCGTGCTCGCCCGAGATGGTGCCGCCCAGCGAAAGGGCCAGTGCAAAGACCTCTTCCTTGGCCTTGTGTGCGTTTTCCCGTTCCTCGGGCCAGGAGGCGTTGTGCATGATGTTCACGTGGATGTTGCCGTCGCCCAGATGCCCGAAACACATGATGGGCAGGCTCAGGCGGACGGAAATCTCGTGTACGGCCTCCACTGCCTTGGCCACCTGTCCGCGCGGCACGGCAATGTCCTCGCCCATCTTGTCCGGCCGCAGGTTGAAGGAGGCCGGGCTGATGGAGCGGCGCACGTCCCAGAGCGCTTTCTCATCCGGTCCGCGTCCTGTGAGCAGGCTTTCCGGGCGCACGTTCCCGAGCGCGGATTCCAGCCGCTGCAGTTCGAGGTCCACGGCCTGTTTCGAGCCGTCGGTCTGGATGAGCAGGGCGGCCTGCGTGTTTTCGGAAAACGGCGATGAACCGGCCCCGCGCAGGGCGTTGATGGTGGCGCTGTCCATGAATTCCAGCGCCGCGGGCAGGATGCCGGCGTTGAAAATGGCGGCGGCCCCGTCCATGGCTGCGCGCATGGTGGTGAATCCGGCCAGCAGCGAGGCCGTGGTTTCGGGCAGGGGCAGCAGCTTGAGGGTCAGCCGGGTCATGATACCCAGCTTGCCTGCCGAGCCCGCGAACAGCCGGGTCAGGTCCAGCCCGACCACGTCCTTGTGGGTGCGGCCTCCGGTTTTGAGCACGCGTCCGCCCGGCAGCACGGCCTCAAGCCCCAGCACATAGTCGCGGGTCACGCCGTATTTCACGGCGCGCAGTCCGCCCGCGCAGGTGGCCACGTTGCCGCCCAGGGTGGAAAATCCCGAGCTGGCCGGGTCCGGCGGATAGAACATGCCCTTGGCAGCGGCAGCGGCCTGCAGGTCGGCGGTGACCGCGCCCGGCTCCACCTCGGCCACG
This window encodes:
- the secA gene encoding preprotein translocase subunit SecA; protein product: MIKFLFGSKNDRFLKKLRPIVEKINSFEPAMKELADEDFPARISQWKEEVASGKRTLDDLLPECFALVREAGWRVFEMRHFDVQLIGGIVLHQGKISEMKTGEGKTLVATLAVVLNALSGKGVHVVTVNDYLASRDAEWMGQLYNFLGLSVGVIVHGLTDEERQTAYNADITYGTNNEFGFDYLRDNMKFYKEQLVQRELNFAIVDEVDSILIDEARTPLIISGAADSASGLYRRIDALVPALKKSSPRDPEDKDTLPDGDFELDEKSKSVTLTDAGVERCEELLEIDNLFDPQNISLQHHILQALKAHHSFHRDVDYMVTDGQVVLVDEFTGRPMPGRRLSDGLHQAIEAKENVKVESENQTLASITFQNYFRMYDKLAGMTGTADTESVEFNQIYGLEVIVIPTHRPMVRKDHPDAIFKTQEEKYNAIALSIQECHKSGQPVLVGTVSIEKSELVSRLLKKLKVPHNVLNAKHHENEAQIVAEAGERGKVTIATNMAGRGTDIKLGEGVKELGGLHILGTERHESRRIDNQLRGRSGRQGDPGSSRFYLALDDDLMRLFGSDKLKGIMDRLGMEEGQAIENKMVSGAIEKSQTRVEGHNFEIRKQLLEYDDVMNQQRTAIYDLRRELMNAETMDEIVEEYAEDLFEDLLGPLQGGKDIDQETEETVRGRLEEIFDFNRFQEFRDGKIPSMDTAMQWYRDILSTLEASAPDHYQDILRYFLLETLDRNWKDHLLNMDHLRDGIGLRGYGQKDPKQEYKREGFELFQEMLYSIKENALRAFCHLRIESEVKEEEFQHETDENVQYHDNESAQKKQETVRRSAPKVGRNDPCPCGSGKKYKKCCGR
- a CDS encoding (Fe-S)-binding protein, which encodes MADNNCILCGKCMEVCPLLRATGREELSPRAKADLAALLRSEPGLLNQKSAAQLAGLCLGCGRCKEKCPQGVDVPAMVASLRAAHPGFAGWLWKTWLKRARELWSGTGMAARLMPDTFQPEKLAPMLKALTLLKSGDRPGRFARVDEFSHTHRGKTALLFSGCTARFVRPDWQNTALALMHGLGMDVANRRKDRFRCCGIGLAGAGFAKDAAEMRTHNLETWRKAGKPMIVTLCASCHAGLADHARHAQNEEEAAHWLDSITPLSELLRGTRFVVSEDAPLRIGYHRPCHVDKNDCDHMFLAGLLEERLHVPNGRDCCGFGGIMRLRAPDTADPVNALCWQGLGNPDLVLTGCSACAAQLGATAPAGTLTGHWLEIIADIPQ
- a CDS encoding FAD-binding oxidoreductase; the protein is MTKKLATAQQRFLTDLFPGDDCLLSPEAMAAFSTDGSRLRSMPLAVVRPGNREQVEELLRWAQSERMPVYTRARGTGTVGNAVPVQPGVVVSMLRMNRILDVDPSDFVAEVEPGAVTADLQAAAAAKGMFYPPDPASSGFSTLGGNVATCAGGLRAVKYGVTRDYVLGLEAVLPGGRVLKTGGRTHKDVVGLDLTRLFAGSAGKLGIMTRLTLKLLPLPETTASLLAGFTTMRAAMDGAAAIFNAGILPAALEFMDSATINALRGAGSSPFSENTQAALLIQTDGSKQAVDLELQRLESALGNVRPESLLTGRGPDEKALWDVRRSISPASFNLRPDKMGEDIAVPRGQVAKAVEAVHEISVRLSLPIMCFGHLGDGNIHVNIMHNASWPEERENAHKAKEEVFALALSLGGTISGEHGTGLTKAAFVDGQLGPSEQDVMNGIKRVFDPHGIMNPGKGW